From the Leptolyngbya sp. CCY15150 genome, the window GTTCACCTTGGTGGGCATGAAATTTATGATGGTGACCCGTGAGCTAGCTGAAGAGCACTACGGTGTACACCGGGAACGTCCCTTCTTTCCTGGTTTGGTCGAGTTCATCACCTCGGCTCCCGTGGTCGCCATGGTGTGGGAAGGAGACGGTGTAGTCGCCTCTGCCCGTAAGCTCATTGGCGCAACCAATCCGCTCACGGCCGAACCTGGCACCATTCGCGGTGACTTTGGGGTCAGCATTGGACGGAACATCATCCACGGATCGGATGCGATCGAGACGGCTCAGACCGAAATTGCTCTGTGGTTTAAAGATGGCGAGCTAGCCAATTGGGAACCCACGATCAAGCCTTGGATTTACGAATAAACCAACGCTCCTAGCGGCTGTCAAACCTGAATGAGCTCTAGTAGGGTGGGCATTGCCCGCCCTGTCACGTTTCATCAAGATAGTTGGTTTCCATCTGCATAGATGTCCATCGGTTCTCCGACGAAGACCACTACTTAGACCAAGCGGGTAAGCTGAATGCGATACCGTTCCTTTTTGGTCACCGCCACCTCGCCAATCTCTAGCCGTCCCTTGCCACGAATAGCGACCAAGTCTCCAGATTTGATTTGATAGCTAGACTGGGTCACGTCTCGCCAATTGACCCGCACATCTCCCGCGCTAATCAGATCCACCATCTTGCTGCGAGACATGCCGAAGCCCGCAGAG encodes:
- the ndk gene encoding nucleoside-diphosphate kinase, translating into MERTFIAIKPDGVQRGLIGEIVSRFETKGFTLVGMKFMMVTRELAEEHYGVHRERPFFPGLVEFITSAPVVAMVWEGDGVVASARKLIGATNPLTAEPGTIRGDFGVSIGRNIIHGSDAIETAQTEIALWFKDGELANWEPTIKPWIYE